In Bacteroidales bacterium, a genomic segment contains:
- the gdhA gene encoding NADP-specific glutamate dehydrogenase, with product MNVEKFMADLEARHPGEKEYLQAVHEVVESVKEIYEKHPEFAANSILERIVEPDRIFTFRVAWVDDSGKVQTNLGYRVQFNGAIGPYKGGIRFHKAVNLSMLKFLGFEQTFKNALTTLPMGGGKGGSDFDPVGKSNGEIMRFCQAFMWELWRCLGKDTDVPAGDVGVGAREVGYMYGMYTKLAREYNVGVFTGKGINWGGSKIRPEATGYGALYFVDHMLSKVGKDLKGKTVVCSGFGNVAWGATQKAKQLGAKVIGISGPDGVCHIPDGMTDEMNDYMLELRASNNNVVAPMATKFKGVTFTPGKKAWSIKCDIALPCAFQNELDGNDAKELLQNGVKLVAEVSNMGCTPEAIHEFQKAKIMFAPGKAVNAGGVATSGLEMTQNAMHLSWNEKEVDDRLHEIMQSIHEACVTHGTEKDGYINYVKGANIAGFMKVARAMVEQGVV from the coding sequence ATGAACGTAGAAAAATTCATGGCTGACCTGGAAGCCAGACACCCAGGCGAGAAAGAATATTTGCAAGCTGTGCACGAAGTAGTAGAATCAGTTAAAGAAATTTATGAAAAACATCCTGAGTTCGCTGCTAACAGTATTTTAGAACGCATTGTTGAACCAGATAGAATTTTCACTTTCCGTGTTGCATGGGTTGACGACAGTGGTAAAGTCCAAACAAATTTGGGTTACCGAGTTCAATTTAACGGTGCAATTGGACCATACAAAGGTGGAATCAGATTTCACAAAGCTGTGAATCTCTCAATGTTGAAGTTTTTGGGCTTCGAGCAAACATTTAAAAATGCTTTGACTACACTTCCTATGGGCGGTGGCAAAGGTGGTTCTGATTTTGATCCGGTTGGAAAATCAAATGGCGAAATCATGCGTTTTTGCCAAGCTTTCATGTGGGAATTGTGGCGTTGCTTAGGCAAAGACACTGATGTTCCTGCAGGAGACGTTGGTGTTGGAGCACGTGAAGTTGGCTATATGTACGGCATGTACACAAAACTTGCTCGCGAATATAACGTGGGAGTTTTCACAGGTAAAGGTATCAACTGGGGTGGTTCAAAAATTCGTCCCGAAGCTACAGGCTACGGTGCTCTCTATTTTGTTGACCACATGTTGAGCAAGGTTGGTAAAGACTTAAAAGGTAAAACTGTTGTTTGCTCAGGCTTTGGAAACGTTGCTTGGGGAGCTACACAAAAAGCAAAACAACTCGGCGCAAAAGTTATCGGTATATCCGGACCAGACGGTGTTTGCCACATTCCTGATGGCATGACCGATGAAATGAATGACTATATGCTAGAACTAAGAGCTTCTAACAACAACGTTGTTGCACCAATGGCAACTAAATTTAAAGGCGTTACTTTCACACCAGGTAAAAAAGCTTGGAGCATAAAATGTGACATAGCACTTCCTTGCGCATTCCAAAATGAATTAGACGGAAATGATGCAAAAGAATTGCTCCAAAACGGAGTTAAGTTAGTTGCAGAAGTTTCAAACATGGGTTGTACACCTGAGGCAATTCACGAATTCCAAAAAGCAAAAATTATGTTTGCTCCAGGTAAAGCTGTAAATGCTGGTGGAGTTGCAACTTCAGGTCTTGAAATGACTCAAAATGCTATGCACCTATCATGGAACGAAAAAGAAGTTGATGATAGACTTCATGAAATTATGCAAAGCATTCACGAAGCATGTGTTACACACGGAACAGAAAAAGACGGTTATATAAACTACGTTAAAGGTGCTAACATTGCAGGCTTCATGAAAGTTGCTCGCGCAATGGTTGAACAAGGTGTTGTTTAA
- a CDS encoding Crp/Fnr family transcriptional regulator: MINTVSTVERAKELNCLYDIDRVLQIIDKDISIVIKEILDIIPSGFRYFDLCEAEIILGDKIYSRPGLVRTELKQMALIKAYGEIIGEIRVFYVKPIESEKGIFITEEIQMLNSIAEKIAMFVTLQKLKPASIEFEIGEDEAKLYQNLSYNYPEMMVWLRKMGLKQKEIVQMLRNPLTFKKGETIGKQGAFTSYFLLLAKGAVKSYIEGPGNKSYSFMLTLPSEFIGISSLFGNQYHFSTVALIPSTVFLIEKDIVLKIISENQKFNKSIIAWLCDNYKVVFHKMSCLSLKQTIGRMAEVILYLSNDVFKSDVIPAYISRKDLAELSGMSNENAVRILSDFKSENILKDTPEGLKVLNSSLLQTISITG; this comes from the coding sequence ATGATAAACACGGTAAGTACAGTAGAGAGAGCAAAAGAGCTAAATTGTCTTTATGATATTGATAGGGTTTTGCAAATAATTGATAAAGATATTTCTATAGTTATCAAGGAAATTCTTGATATTATTCCATCGGGATTTAGATATTTTGATTTATGTGAAGCTGAAATAATTTTAGGAGATAAAATATATTCAAGACCCGGATTAGTTCGCACAGAATTGAAGCAAATGGCTCTAATAAAGGCTTATGGTGAGATTATTGGGGAAATAAGGGTTTTTTATGTAAAGCCTATAGAATCTGAAAAAGGAATTTTTATTACAGAAGAAATACAAATGTTAAACTCAATTGCTGAAAAAATAGCAATGTTTGTTACCTTACAAAAATTAAAACCAGCATCAATAGAATTTGAAATTGGCGAAGATGAGGCAAAACTTTATCAGAATTTAAGCTACAATTACCCTGAAATGATGGTTTGGTTAAGAAAAATGGGACTAAAGCAAAAGGAAATTGTCCAAATGCTGAGAAATCCGCTTACATTTAAGAAAGGAGAAACCATCGGCAAGCAAGGTGCTTTCACGTCTTATTTTCTTTTGTTGGCAAAAGGCGCGGTGAAATCTTATATTGAAGGACCGGGAAATAAAAGCTATTCTTTTATGCTTACATTGCCTTCTGAATTTATTGGCATTTCATCTTTGTTTGGTAACCAGTATCATTTTTCTACCGTTGCATTAATACCATCAACGGTTTTTTTAATTGAAAAAGATATTGTTTTAAAGATTATCAGCGAAAATCAAAAATTTAATAAAAGTATAATAGCTTGGTTGTGCGATAATTATAAGGTTGTTTTTCATAAAATGAGCTGCCTGAGCTTGAAGCAAACAATTGGGCGTATGGCTGAAGTTATTTTATATTTATCAAATGATGTTTTTAAAAGTGATGTAATTCCTGCCTATATTTCTAGAAAAGACCTTGCGGAATTGAGCGGCATGAGCAATGAAAATGCTGTTCGTATTCTGAGCGATTTTAAGAGCGAAAATATCTTAAAAGATACTCCAGAAGGGCTAAAAGTTTTAAATAGTAGTTTGCTGCAAACTATAAGTATTACTGGGTAA
- a CDS encoding M28 family peptidase yields the protein MKNKLHIFFTFLLITSILALTSCGESKKKEEKTQQPETETIKVPSFDADSAYKFVEKQVAFGPRVPETKAHLDCKNWLVSELNRHGAETTVQNITVRAYNNNILKGFNIIGSINPDAQTRIMLSAHWDSRPFADWDPEPANHKKPIPGANDGASGVGVLLEIARVLKDNKPPIGVDIFFWDIEDYGEPQDAQGQEKEDTWGLGSQYWSKNPHKPSYKAKYGILLDMVGAHYASFYKEGFSQRFAPEVVSKVWNHAHALGYNNYFLNSESNPIMDDHYYINKYANIPTIDIIHQSQNSRTGFYPHWHTMKDDMDQIDKNTLKVVGQTVLRTIFYEK from the coding sequence ATGAAAAATAAACTCCATATTTTTTTTACTTTTCTTTTAATAACCTCAATCTTAGCACTAACATCTTGTGGCGAGAGCAAGAAAAAAGAAGAAAAAACGCAACAACCTGAAACTGAAACGATTAAAGTTCCTTCATTTGATGCAGACAGTGCTTATAAATTTGTTGAAAAGCAAGTTGCATTTGGACCTCGCGTTCCCGAAACAAAAGCACATCTTGATTGCAAAAACTGGTTAGTTTCTGAATTAAACAGACATGGAGCAGAAACAACCGTTCAAAATATCACTGTTAGAGCATATAACAACAATATTTTAAAAGGATTTAATATTATTGGCAGCATCAATCCTGACGCTCAAACACGCATTATGCTTTCTGCACATTGGGATTCTCGCCCGTTTGCAGACTGGGATCCAGAACCAGCCAATCACAAAAAACCTATTCCCGGCGCAAATGACGGAGCATCAGGTGTGGGTGTTCTTTTAGAAATTGCTCGCGTGTTAAAGGACAATAAACCTCCAATTGGCGTAGATATTTTCTTTTGGGACATTGAAGATTACGGAGAACCTCAAGACGCTCAAGGACAAGAAAAAGAAGACACTTGGGGATTAGGCTCTCAATATTGGAGCAAAAATCCTCACAAACCAAGCTATAAAGCTAAATACGGCATATTGTTAGACATGGTTGGCGCTCATTATGCGTCATTTTACAAAGAAGGATTTTCTCAAAGATTTGCTCCAGAAGTTGTTTCAAAAGTATGGAATCACGCACATGCACTTGGATACAACAATTACTTCTTAAACTCTGAGTCAAATCCAATTATGGACGACCATTATTACATTAATAAATATGCCAACATCCCTACAATAGATATTATTCATCAATCACAAAACTCCAGAACTGGATTTTATCCTCATTGGCACACAATGAAAGATGATATGGATCAAATAGACAAAAACACTCTTAAAGTTGTTGGGCAAACTGTATTACGCACGATTTTTTATGAGAAATAG
- a CDS encoding cysteine--tRNA ligase, with protein MEHNIKVFNSLTRKKEDFIPLNSPFVGMYVCGPTVYGDPHLGHARPAITFDIIFRYLQHKGYKVRYVRNITDVGHLENDADEGDDKIEKKARLEQLEPMEVAQFYTNRYREFMRKLNLLNPSIEPQASGHIPEQIEMVKKIIDNGFAYESNGSVYFDVNKYSKLHNYGILSGRNIDELFSNTRALDGQDEKQNPADFAIWKKASPTHIMRWKSPWSDGVPGWHMECSAMGAKYLGNTFDIHGGGMDLLFPHHESEIAQSVAANNVQPAKYWIHNNMITINGKKMGKSLGNFITLEEFFNGSHEMLKQAYSPMTIRFFILQAHYRGTLDFSNEALIAAEKAFDRLMTAFDKLDSVKIGTAGETDTAKIIENCYAAMDDDFNTPIAIANIFEAAKFINATIDKQASMSAEQKSDLQKIKTVFIENILGLKSSTAETKGNKNIEDDLMKMIVDLRLKYRQEKDFKMSDFIRDELIKIGIELKDTKEGTEWTINK; from the coding sequence ATGGAACACAATATAAAAGTTTTTAATTCTTTAACTCGAAAAAAAGAAGATTTTATTCCGTTAAATTCACCATTTGTTGGTATGTATGTTTGTGGACCAACCGTTTACGGAGACCCACACCTCGGACATGCCCGCCCTGCAATAACTTTCGATATTATTTTTAGATACTTGCAGCATAAAGGCTACAAAGTTAGATATGTACGAAATATAACAGATGTTGGTCATTTAGAAAATGATGCCGACGAAGGCGATGATAAAATTGAAAAAAAAGCACGGTTGGAACAATTAGAGCCAATGGAGGTTGCACAATTTTACACCAACAGATATCGTGAATTCATGCGGAAGTTGAATTTGCTAAATCCTTCAATTGAGCCGCAAGCTTCTGGACATATTCCTGAGCAAATAGAAATGGTTAAAAAAATCATTGACAACGGTTTTGCATACGAATCAAATGGCTCTGTATATTTTGATGTAAACAAATACAGCAAACTCCATAATTACGGAATCCTCTCAGGAAGAAACATTGACGAACTTTTTTCAAATACAAGAGCCTTAGATGGACAAGATGAGAAACAAAATCCTGCCGATTTTGCAATTTGGAAAAAAGCATCTCCTACCCACATAATGCGTTGGAAATCGCCATGGAGCGATGGAGTGCCGGGTTGGCACATGGAATGTTCCGCTATGGGAGCCAAATACCTAGGAAACACATTTGACATTCACGGTGGCGGCATGGATCTTCTATTTCCGCACCACGAGTCAGAAATTGCTCAATCTGTTGCTGCAAACAATGTTCAGCCAGCCAAATATTGGATACACAACAATATGATTACCATTAACGGCAAGAAAATGGGCAAATCGCTTGGCAACTTTATTACCCTTGAAGAATTTTTTAATGGAAGTCATGAAATGCTAAAGCAAGCATATTCGCCAATGACTATTCGCTTTTTCATATTGCAAGCACATTATAGAGGCACGCTAGATTTTTCAAACGAAGCTCTTATTGCTGCAGAAAAAGCCTTTGATAGACTTATGACTGCTTTTGACAAGTTAGACTCTGTTAAAATTGGCACTGCTGGCGAAACTGACACTGCAAAAATTATTGAAAATTGCTATGCTGCAATGGATGACGACTTCAATACTCCAATTGCTATTGCAAATATTTTTGAAGCCGCAAAATTTATTAATGCTACAATTGACAAACAAGCAAGCATGTCTGCTGAACAAAAAAGCGATTTGCAAAAAATAAAAACTGTTTTTATTGAAAATATTTTAGGCTTAAAATCTTCAACTGCTGAAACAAAAGGCAATAAAAACATTGAAGATGATTTAATGAAAATGATAGTTGATTTACGCTTGAAATATAGGCAGGAAAAAGATTTCAAAATGTCTGACTTTATTAGAGATGAACTAATTAAAATTGGAATCGAGCTAAAAGACACCAAAGAAGGAACCGAATGGACAATTAACAAATAA
- a CDS encoding asparaginase: MNKKVLMIYTGGTIGMVRCEKNKTLVPLELDNIYQYIPLESLGVKIDMISMEHIIDSSDMNPEFWKDLVNLVYENYQKYDGFVILHGSDTMSYTASALSFMLENLSKPVILTGSQLPLGMVRSDGRENLINAIEVATAYEKETAILPEVAICFENRIFRGNRASKINAENFNAFISGNYPLLAEIGVNIKFNKNFIAKPSSKPLKINEYLCNRVGILKLFPGMSNAFIKSVLMQEDLDIIILETFGSGNAPTSDAFLNSIKEAAAAGKTLFNVTQCKGGMVEMGKYAVSIPLLDMGVVSGNDITTEAAIAKSMFLLGQGYKSKELRKMLQKPICGEMSV, translated from the coding sequence ATGAATAAAAAAGTATTGATGATTTACACTGGCGGCACCATCGGAATGGTTCGTTGCGAAAAAAACAAAACTCTTGTTCCGCTTGAATTAGACAATATATACCAATACATCCCTTTGGAAAGCTTAGGCGTGAAAATCGACATGATAAGCATGGAGCATATTATTGACTCATCTGACATGAATCCTGAGTTTTGGAAAGATTTAGTGAATCTAGTTTACGAAAACTATCAAAAATATGATGGTTTTGTGATATTGCATGGCTCTGACACAATGTCATACACGGCTTCAGCTCTTAGTTTTATGCTAGAAAACCTAAGCAAACCTGTTATTTTAACAGGCTCTCAGCTTCCTTTAGGAATGGTTCGTAGCGATGGACGCGAAAACCTGATAAACGCCATAGAAGTTGCAACAGCTTATGAAAAAGAAACAGCAATTCTCCCAGAAGTTGCAATATGCTTTGAAAACAGAATTTTCCGTGGAAATAGAGCATCAAAGATAAATGCAGAAAATTTCAATGCTTTTATTTCTGGAAACTATCCTCTACTTGCAGAAATTGGCGTAAATATTAAATTCAATAAAAATTTTATTGCAAAACCTAGCTCTAAGCCTCTAAAAATAAATGAATATTTATGCAATCGCGTAGGCATTTTGAAATTATTTCCCGGAATGTCAAATGCTTTTATAAAATCTGTTCTTATGCAAGAAGATTTAGATATTATTATTCTTGAAACATTTGGCTCTGGCAATGCTCCCACATCTGATGCATTCCTAAACTCCATCAAAGAAGCTGCTGCGGCTGGTAAAACTCTTTTTAATGTTACGCAGTGCAAAGGCGGCATGGTAGAAATGGGAAAATACGCTGTTAGCATACCATTGCTTGATATGGGCGTTGTTTCCGGAAACGATATTACCACCGAAGCTGCAATTGCAAAAAGCATGTTCCTTTTAGGACAAGGATATAAAAGCAAAGAGCTTAGAAAAATGCTCCAAAAACCTATTTGTGGCGAAATGAGCGTTTAA
- a CDS encoding TatD family hydrolase, with protein MAIIDTHAHLYLSDFDADLEDVFNRALKAGVNKILLPNIDSSYTEKLKKIVTNNKGIAYAMMGIHPSNIDSNYKVQIEHFQYELNTDFNWCAVGEIGMDLYWDQTFFNEQKIAFIEQLEVASELKLPTSIHQRNAITETLEILNDFKGKTRGILHCFSGDKDDAKKAIDLGYKLGISGVVTFKNSNLVDIIKYSGIDHIVLETDAPFLAPVPFRGKRNEPSFLKYVISFLCQSLNITEEYLINKTCENAIEIFEKIKDNE; from the coding sequence ATGGCAATAATAGACACACATGCTCATCTGTATTTGTCTGATTTTGATGCAGATTTAGAAGATGTTTTTAATCGTGCATTAAAAGCTGGTGTAAACAAAATATTATTGCCCAACATAGATAGCTCATACACTGAAAAACTTAAAAAAATTGTAACCAATAACAAAGGCATTGCTTATGCCATGATGGGCATACACCCTTCAAATATAGACAGCAACTACAAAGTACAAATTGAGCATTTTCAATATGAGCTAAACACTGACTTTAATTGGTGCGCTGTTGGGGAAATTGGGATGGATCTTTATTGGGATCAAACTTTTTTCAATGAGCAAAAAATTGCTTTTATAGAACAACTCGAAGTTGCTTCTGAATTAAAATTGCCGACATCTATACATCAACGCAATGCTATAACAGAAACTCTTGAAATTCTAAACGACTTCAAAGGCAAAACCAGAGGCATTTTGCATTGTTTTAGCGGAGATAAAGATGATGCAAAAAAAGCAATAGACCTCGGATACAAACTAGGAATAAGCGGTGTTGTAACATTTAAAAACAGCAACCTTGTTGATATAATTAAATATTCAGGAATTGACCATATTGTTTTAGAAACTGATGCTCCTTTTCTTGCTCCAGTGCCATTTCGTGGCAAAAGAAACGAACCGTCTTTTTTAAAATATGTAATTTCTTTTTTATGTCAATCGCTGAATATTACAGAAGAGTATCTAATAAATAAAACTTGCGAAAACGCTATAGAAATTTTTGAAAAAATAAAAGACAATGAATAA
- a CDS encoding DUF2795 domain-containing protein produces MYWTLELASKLEDAPWPATKDELIDFAIRSGAPVELIDNLKEIEDEEEVFESIEDLWPDYPTKEDFFFNEDEY; encoded by the coding sequence ATGTATTGGACACTAGAATTAGCTTCGAAACTAGAAGATGCCCCATGGCCGGCAACAAAAGATGAACTTATTGACTTTGCAATTCGTTCAGGAGCTCCCGTAGAGCTTATTGACAATCTAAAAGAAATTGAAGACGAAGAAGAAGTTTTCGAAAGTATAGAAGACCTATGGCCTGATTATCCTACTAAAGAGGATTTTTTCTTTAATGAAGATGAATATTAA
- a CDS encoding energy transducer TonB encodes MNKIILSKLLSLIGFIGAFATPQISSTLIYKGDTISIYLNSLPNEFYKKDKTPFESILTENVFGGKEVCSLTSCGDGYLTTWEISENQLYLTGIYSCCYSEDSIKADLNLLFKEKVINGKVKADWITKKNVQGGKGFIFWNYEMPVFKQEFEFEFFNGKLLKTKTFDNSNSKKSNYTNNEIKLTKFIYSNIEWTNLPIQNDSIRIYVRFSANKNGKIDKVKIIKRSDIKIFNKETVRVIKSIPDWDVVYKKGQFCRQDFFMPIIFSKEIRENFR; translated from the coding sequence ATGAATAAAATAATATTGTCAAAACTTCTCTCACTAATTGGATTTATTGGAGCTTTTGCAACTCCCCAGATTTCAAGTACACTTATTTACAAAGGCGACACTATTTCTATATATTTGAATTCATTACCAAATGAATTTTATAAAAAAGATAAAACTCCTTTTGAAAGTATTTTAACTGAAAATGTTTTTGGAGGTAAAGAAGTTTGTAGTCTAACTTCTTGTGGAGATGGATATTTGACTACTTGGGAAATCTCGGAAAACCAATTGTATTTGACAGGTATTTATAGCTGCTGCTATTCCGAAGACTCAATTAAAGCAGATTTAAATTTGCTGTTCAAAGAAAAAGTAATCAACGGAAAAGTTAAAGCAGATTGGATTACCAAAAAAAATGTCCAAGGCGGAAAAGGATTTATTTTTTGGAACTATGAAATGCCGGTTTTTAAACAAGAATTTGAATTTGAGTTTTTTAACGGAAAATTATTAAAAACAAAAACCTTTGACAACTCAAATTCAAAAAAATCAAATTATACAAATAATGAAATCAAATTAACAAAATTCATTTATTCTAATATTGAGTGGACTAATTTGCCAATACAAAACGATAGCATTAGGATTTATGTGCGGTTTTCTGCAAACAAAAATGGAAAAATTGATAAAGTTAAAATTATAAAAAGAAGCGATATAAAAATATTTAATAAAGAAACTGTTAGGGTGATTAAATCAATTCCTGACTGGGATGTAGTTTATAAAAAGGGACAATTTTGTCGGCAAGATTTTTTCATGCCAATCATATTTAGTAAAGAAATCCGAGAGAATTTTAGATAA
- a CDS encoding glycosyltransferase family 4 protein: protein MKKILYIVPHRLNRSAGQRFRCEHFIPFLEENNFKIKYANLLSKWDDKYFYKKGCYLFKLFIVAKTFIKRFIQTTNLKKYDAVFLYREAFMLGTTYFERRIRRKNIPIIYDFDDAIWLNDVSNANKNLKWLKKPEKTADICKLATCIIVGNSYLADFASKYNKNIHIVPTTIDTNYHHFSSKDYTKNPICIGWTGSSTTLKHFNVVVPVLKILKKKFQDKICFKVISDEPIYSKEIEIENSMWSPETEIKDLNDFDIGIMPLPDNKWTKGKCGFKGLQYMALGIPTLMSPVGVNKEIITDAENGFLPSNTDEWVEKISLLIENPELREKLGLAGRKTIEEKFSVNVWKKPYLSVFETITTK from the coding sequence ATGAAAAAGATATTGTACATTGTCCCCCATCGCCTTAATCGCTCTGCAGGTCAGCGTTTTCGTTGCGAGCATTTTATCCCTTTTTTAGAGGAAAATAATTTCAAAATAAAATATGCCAACTTACTATCTAAATGGGACGATAAATATTTCTATAAAAAAGGCTGCTATCTCTTTAAACTTTTTATTGTTGCAAAAACTTTTATAAAAAGATTTATACAAACTACTAATCTAAAAAAATACGATGCTGTCTTTTTGTACAGAGAAGCCTTTATGCTTGGAACAACATATTTTGAAAGGAGAATACGCAGAAAAAACATTCCTATAATTTACGATTTTGATGATGCTATTTGGCTAAACGATGTTTCAAATGCTAATAAAAATTTGAAATGGCTGAAAAAGCCAGAAAAAACAGCAGATATATGCAAACTTGCCACATGTATTATTGTTGGAAATTCTTATCTCGCAGATTTTGCAAGCAAATACAATAAAAACATTCATATTGTTCCAACAACCATAGATACAAATTACCACCATTTTTCAAGTAAAGACTACACAAAAAACCCGATTTGCATAGGCTGGACCGGCAGTAGCACAACATTAAAACACTTCAATGTAGTTGTTCCTGTTTTAAAAATTCTTAAGAAAAAATTCCAAGATAAAATTTGCTTCAAAGTAATTTCTGATGAGCCCATTTATTCAAAAGAAATAGAAATTGAAAACTCAATGTGGTCGCCAGAAACCGAAATTAAAGACTTGAATGATTTTGATATTGGAATAATGCCTTTACCCGACAACAAATGGACAAAAGGCAAATGCGGTTTTAAAGGCTTGCAGTACATGGCTCTCGGCATCCCTACTCTTATGTCGCCTGTTGGTGTAAACAAAGAAATCATCACAGATGCAGAAAATGGCTTCCTGCCTTCAAATACAGATGAATGGGTGGAGAAAATCAGCCTTTTAATTGAGAATCCAGAACTTCGAGAAAAATTAGGTCTCGCCGGTAGAAAAACTATTGAAGAAAAATTTTCTGTTAATGTGTGGAAAAAGCCATACTTAAGTGTTTTTGAAACCATAACAACAAAATAA
- a CDS encoding YebC/PmpR family DNA-binding transcriptional regulator, which translates to MGRAFEYRKARKLKRWGNMSRMFTKYGREISIAVKEGGPNPEYNSHLRAIIQNAKSDNMPKENIDRAIKKATEKDTADFKEVSFEGYAPHGIAVYVHCATDNNTRTVANVRSYFNKYNGSLGVNGSVSFMFDKKCMFVIPDVEQDLEELELELIDYGAEEVFKNEDGVQIYGDFSNFGSLQKILEEKGFDILKADYDYLPNVELKSLNEEEQADVEKLIEKIEEDDDVVRVFTTMA; encoded by the coding sequence ATGGGAAGAGCATTTGAATATCGTAAAGCTAGGAAGCTAAAAAGATGGGGAAACATGTCGAGAATGTTTACCAAGTATGGTCGTGAAATTTCTATAGCAGTAAAAGAAGGTGGTCCGAATCCAGAATATAACTCGCACCTTAGAGCAATAATTCAAAATGCGAAGAGCGATAATATGCCCAAGGAAAATATTGATAGGGCTATAAAAAAAGCTACAGAAAAAGACACCGCTGATTTTAAAGAAGTATCTTTTGAAGGATATGCGCCTCATGGAATAGCTGTTTATGTTCATTGTGCAACTGACAACAATACAAGAACTGTTGCCAATGTGCGAAGCTATTTTAACAAATATAACGGTAGCCTTGGAGTTAATGGTTCCGTTAGTTTTATGTTTGACAAAAAATGTATGTTTGTTATTCCTGATGTAGAGCAAGATTTAGAAGAATTAGAACTTGAGCTTATTGACTATGGCGCTGAAGAAGTTTTTAAAAATGAAGATGGTGTTCAGATTTATGGCGACTTTAGCAATTTTGGGTCATTGCAAAAAATATTAGAAGAAAAAGGATTTGATATTCTTAAAGCAGATTACGATTATTTGCCAAATGTAGAGTTGAAAAGTCTTAACGAAGAAGAACAGGCAGATGTGGAAAAACTTATAGAGAAGATTGAAGAAGATGATGATGTAGTGCGTGTTTTCACAACAATGGCTTAA
- a CDS encoding alpha/beta hydrolase, which yields MVESFFYYDNKRFSYCVSGSGSAIMLVHGYTESKEIWFDLAKELSKTNTVIMPDLPGHGNSDIVENLSFNFMANLIDELVISLGIQKFAMIGHSMGGYLTACYANLFQSKLSGFGFFHSSAAGDSQEAMKNRLRTIDIIEKDHGDTFINMFVPDLFYEGNLDKYESEINKLKEAALKIEKQALIEAQKAMYSRGNHIELIAETNLPVLYIIGKNDKRANYNSLLAQAAIAKHAFVLLLSECGHMGFIEKFDDSLAIIKGFLLACEGSLESDALNLSKGLKV from the coding sequence ATGGTAGAGTCTTTTTTTTACTACGACAATAAAAGGTTTTCATATTGTGTTTCTGGCTCTGGTTCTGCAATAATGCTAGTGCATGGATATACAGAATCTAAAGAAATATGGTTTGATTTAGCAAAGGAGCTTTCAAAAACAAATACTGTAATTATGCCGGATTTGCCCGGACACGGCAATAGCGATATTGTGGAAAATTTGTCATTCAACTTTATGGCAAATCTGATTGATGAATTGGTGATTTCGCTTGGAATTCAAAAATTTGCTATGATTGGGCACAGCATGGGCGGATATTTAACAGCTTGTTATGCAAATTTGTTCCAATCTAAATTATCAGGGTTTGGATTTTTCCATTCTAGCGCAGCGGGAGATTCTCAGGAGGCTATGAAAAATAGGCTTCGAACAATTGATATAATTGAAAAAGATCATGGAGACACGTTTATAAATATGTTTGTGCCTGATTTATTTTATGAGGGGAACTTGGATAAGTATGAAAGTGAAATAAATAAATTAAAAGAAGCAGCTTTAAAAATTGAAAAACAAGCTTTGATTGAGGCTCAAAAAGCTATGTATAGCCGTGGAAATCATATAGAGCTTATTGCAGAAACAAATTTGCCAGTTTTATATATTATTGGAAAAAATGACAAAAGAGCAAACTATAATTCATTGTTAGCACAAGCTGCAATTGCAAAACACGCTTTTGTTCTTTTATTATCAGAATGTGGGCACATGGGATTTATTGAGAAGTTTGACGATTCTCTTGCGATTATAAAGGGGTTTTTGCTTGCCTGCGAGGGGAGTTTGGAAAGCGATGCCCTGAACTTGTCGAAGGGTTTGAAAGTCTAA